The following coding sequences are from one Leptolyngbya sp. NIES-3755 window:
- a CDS encoding CheA signal transduction histidine kinase (similar to AA sequence:cyanobase_aa:LBDG_19940), which yields MSYSMRDLFQQETSTQVDRLKQCLTRLQQQPDQKDEIDTALHSIRAIVGAAHLIEFTAAIHLAEVMQSCLNAAYQDRRPLTPERLEALLHGCTLLSQMSQLEETEQWLSNHGEDLEKTEKSIEETSSAEVNGSLNNGVPSPPAPLPEGEGGKNSSSLSPRERVRVRATTDSNEANTPQLLIEEPPESSPQSLVQDDPELMELFRQEVEAQTITLNRGLVAIEAHPNSRQELESLMRAAHSIKGAARIVGLDVAVELAHQMEDCFVAAQKQSFKINAAMIDALFRGVDLIQSISQTQNVQQWLSQHRSDLESVHQLLSSDAAPVSQPVPQPVPTPAPISPKIEPPEPEVNTQSNTRERDASGTRERDRVVRISADNLNRIVGLAGESMVEAYWLQPFAESLMELRSKQIALSKALEDLQQSHPIEQLETLRQQERECRDSLSDRIAELGEYIRRTDNLSDRLYREVIQSQMRPFADGVQGFPRMVRDLSRQIGKQVNFSIVGENTPVDRDILTKLEAPITHILRNAIDHGIESPEDRIKAGKSAEGTIQLEASHRGGMLMISISDDGKGIDVDRVRKQVIRRHLAPPEFARRMSHGELMEFLFLPGFSLSKQVTELSGRGVGLDIVKAMAQEVGGSVRATSSLGSGTSFHLQLPLTLSVVRTLLVEVSGEQYAFPLSRIDRILSLDRASISVVENQPYFTFNDQHIGLISLNQVFDLQQSSSLSESLCVIVLSYQSAQYGLIVDRTLGERELVVRPLDPRLGKVQDIGAASLMSDGSLVLIVDVSDLVRSINKLLDAGKLTAPRTVETEQPKKRILVVDDSITVREVERKLLEKHGYSVDVAIDGMEGWNAVRNQSYDLVISDVDMPRMNGIELIQQIKSHARLRSTPVIVVSYRDRESDRLQGLDAGANYYLTKNSFQDDTLIQAVVDLIGQ from the coding sequence ATGAGCTATTCAATGCGCGATCTGTTTCAGCAAGAAACGAGTACTCAAGTCGATCGCTTAAAACAATGTTTAACTCGTTTACAGCAACAGCCTGATCAAAAAGATGAGATTGATACGGCTTTGCATTCGATTCGTGCGATCGTGGGCGCGGCTCATTTGATCGAATTTACGGCTGCGATTCATTTAGCAGAGGTGATGCAATCTTGTTTGAATGCCGCTTATCAGGATCGGCGACCTTTAACTCCTGAGAGACTAGAAGCATTGCTGCATGGCTGTACTTTGCTTTCTCAGATGAGTCAGCTTGAGGAAACGGAACAATGGTTGTCGAATCATGGCGAGGATCTAGAGAAAACAGAAAAGTCGATCGAGGAAACATCGTCTGCTGAAGTGAATGGATCATTGAACAATGGTGTGCCCTCACCCCCAGCCCCTCTCCCAGAAGGAGAGGGGGGCAAGAATTCTAGTTCCCTCTCCCCTAGGGAGAGGGTTAGGGTGAGGGCTACAACCGATTCAAACGAAGCGAATACACCTCAATTGCTGATAGAAGAGCCACCTGAGTCTTCTCCTCAAAGCCTTGTTCAAGATGATCCGGAATTGATGGAATTGTTTCGGCAAGAAGTCGAAGCACAAACGATTACATTGAATCGGGGATTAGTCGCGATCGAAGCTCATCCCAATTCCCGTCAAGAGCTTGAATCCCTCATGAGAGCCGCACACTCAATCAAAGGAGCCGCTCGAATTGTTGGGCTAGATGTTGCAGTCGAATTAGCGCATCAGATGGAGGATTGCTTTGTAGCGGCTCAGAAACAATCTTTTAAGATCAATGCAGCCATGATCGATGCGTTGTTTCGCGGTGTCGATCTAATTCAATCGATTAGCCAAACCCAGAATGTTCAACAATGGCTTTCTCAACATCGTTCTGACCTTGAATCTGTTCATCAATTGCTGTCTTCTGATGCTGCTCCCGTTTCACAGCCCGTTCCACAACCTGTTCCTACTCCTGCACCGATTTCTCCAAAGATCGAACCTCCAGAGCCTGAAGTGAACACACAGAGCAATACACGTGAACGCGATGCCTCCGGCACACGGGAACGTGACCGAGTGGTTCGCATTAGTGCCGATAACTTAAATCGCATTGTTGGACTGGCTGGTGAATCAATGGTTGAAGCGTATTGGCTCCAGCCCTTTGCAGAATCATTGATGGAACTCCGATCGAAACAAATCGCGCTCTCAAAAGCTCTAGAAGATCTGCAACAATCGCATCCGATCGAGCAGTTAGAGACACTGCGGCAACAAGAGCGAGAATGTCGGGATTCATTAAGCGATCGTATTGCTGAACTCGGTGAATACATTCGACGGACTGATAATTTGTCCGATCGCTTATATCGAGAGGTGATTCAATCTCAGATGCGACCGTTTGCGGATGGAGTGCAGGGTTTCCCACGAATGGTACGAGACTTGTCGCGACAGATTGGAAAGCAAGTCAACTTCTCGATCGTTGGAGAGAATACGCCTGTCGATCGAGATATTTTGACCAAGCTCGAAGCTCCGATTACTCATATTTTGCGAAATGCGATCGATCACGGAATCGAGTCGCCTGAAGACCGGATTAAAGCTGGAAAATCCGCAGAGGGAACGATTCAACTCGAAGCTTCTCATCGGGGTGGAATGTTGATGATTAGCATTTCTGATGATGGAAAAGGGATAGATGTCGATCGGGTTCGCAAACAGGTGATTCGTCGCCATCTTGCACCGCCAGAATTTGCGAGACGAATGAGCCACGGTGAATTGATGGAATTTCTCTTTTTGCCTGGTTTTTCGCTCTCGAAACAAGTGACAGAGCTATCCGGGCGCGGTGTTGGATTGGATATTGTGAAAGCGATGGCGCAGGAGGTCGGAGGTTCTGTTCGTGCAACCTCTTCACTCGGTTCGGGTACAAGTTTTCACTTGCAGTTACCGCTTACCTTGTCAGTCGTGCGAACATTGCTGGTCGAGGTTTCGGGTGAACAATATGCGTTCCCTTTGTCGCGGATCGATCGAATTCTCAGTCTCGATCGAGCTTCGATTTCTGTGGTCGAAAATCAGCCTTACTTTACCTTTAATGATCAACATATTGGATTGATTTCGCTGAATCAAGTGTTTGATCTACAGCAATCTAGTTCACTGTCTGAATCGCTGTGTGTGATTGTTTTAAGTTATCAATCAGCGCAGTATGGATTAATTGTCGATCGAACATTGGGAGAGCGAGAATTAGTAGTACGCCCGCTCGATCCACGTCTTGGAAAAGTTCAAGATATCGGTGCTGCATCATTGATGAGTGATGGTTCATTAGTTCTGATTGTCGATGTTTCGGATTTAGTTCGATCGATTAATAAACTATTAGATGCTGGAAAGCTCACAGCACCACGCACCGTTGAGACTGAACAACCGAAAAAACGTATTCTTGTTGTCGATGATTCGATTACAGTACGGGAAGTAGAGCGAAAATTATTAGAAAAACACGGATACAGTGTGGATGTCGCGATCGATGGAATGGAAGGTTGGAATGCGGTTCGCAATCAGTCTTATGATTTAGTCATTAGTGATGTTGATATGCCTAGAATGAATGGAATCGAGTTAATTCAACAGATTAAGAGTCATGCTCGACTACGATCGACTCCGGTAATCGTTGTGTCTTATCGCGATCGAGAATCCGATCGATTGCAAGGATTAGATGCAGGAGCCAATTATTATTTAACAAAAAATAGTTTTCAAGATGATACTTTGATTCAAGCTGTCGTTGATTTGATTGGGCAGTAA
- a CDS encoding response regulator receiver modulated CheB methylesterase (similar to AA sequence:cyanobase_aa:Npun_R0244), with protein sequence MRIAIVNDLSLAVEALRRTVKQVPQHEIAWVAYTGLEAVNKCAHDRPDLILMDLFMPEMDGIEATKLIMQRSPCAILVVTADVQHSSAKVFEAMGYGALDAVNTPTLGKENAHLLLSKIKTIGKLIGKSEFVPIQAKVPLVVIGASTGGPKAIVTILSQLPPDFGAAIVIVQHVDVQFAAGMIDWLDQQTVLKVKKAQVGDRPTKGMVLFASTNDHLCLQANGTLTYTPYPKSYPYRPSVDVFFKSVAQYWSDRGTAILLTGMGRDGAEGLKALRLQGWYTIAQSESSCVVYGMPKAAIELNAAVDVLTPEAIATALLHRSHQH encoded by the coding sequence ATGAGAATTGCGATCGTCAATGATTTAAGTTTGGCTGTAGAAGCCTTGCGCCGAACGGTCAAACAAGTTCCACAGCATGAGATTGCTTGGGTCGCTTACACAGGTCTGGAAGCGGTGAATAAATGCGCCCACGATCGCCCTGACTTGATTTTGATGGATTTATTTATGCCTGAGATGGATGGCATTGAGGCGACAAAGCTGATTATGCAGCGATCGCCCTGTGCGATTTTGGTTGTTACGGCAGATGTGCAACATAGTTCTGCAAAAGTGTTTGAAGCAATGGGCTATGGTGCGTTAGATGCGGTGAATACGCCAACTTTAGGGAAAGAAAATGCTCACTTGTTGCTATCGAAAATTAAGACGATCGGGAAATTGATCGGAAAGTCCGAGTTTGTACCAATTCAGGCTAAAGTCCCTCTAGTGGTGATTGGTGCTTCGACTGGAGGACCAAAAGCGATCGTGACTATTCTCTCTCAGTTACCACCCGATTTTGGAGCCGCGATCGTGATTGTTCAGCATGTCGATGTGCAGTTCGCCGCTGGCATGATTGATTGGTTAGATCAGCAAACCGTATTAAAAGTGAAAAAAGCGCAGGTTGGCGATCGACCCACGAAAGGTATGGTTTTATTCGCATCGACTAATGATCATCTCTGTTTACAGGCGAATGGAACATTGACTTATACGCCGTATCCAAAGAGCTATCCTTACCGTCCCTCGGTGGATGTTTTCTTCAAAAGCGTGGCGCAGTATTGGAGCGATCGAGGAACTGCGATTTTGCTCACAGGCATGGGACGCGATGGCGCAGAAGGCTTGAAAGCGTTGCGGCTTCAGGGATGGTATACGATCGCTCAAAGTGAATCGAGTTGTGTCGTTTATGGAATGCCTAAAGCTGCGATCGAGCTAAATGCTGCGGTCGATGTTCTGACTCCCGAAGCGATCGCAACCGCTTTATTGCACCGTTCACATCAACATTAG